GCTTCTTAATGATGTTCCCATGTTTCCTGGGATATGTAGTTTTCATTGTTAGTAAATGAAATTATCAGTAAATGCAACTTAATTTAGAAACAGCAGGATTTCTGGCGATAATGGAAATGAATGAACACCATCAATTTCATATTCAGATAAATAGTCAAGAAACTAGTGTCAAAGGATCCTCTAGCACATAGTTTATATAGAGTTttaaggagaggagaaagaaaaagaatttaggGGTGTACATTTGCACCAGGTGTTAAGATACCTGATAGAGATCAAAGGGACTGTTAATGATGTTAGAATattaacattttgtattttttttattttttgagacaggctttaaTGTACCCTGGGATGACCTTGAAATCACTATGTACAGCAAGCAGCCAGTGCTGGCTTTGTAGCTCTggtcctcttgtttctgcctcctaaatgctagaattacagtcacgctccaccatgctcagcttaaaATTTTGtgtgctttcttctttcattcactTTGCCTCCACTGAGAAATAGGTTTAGACTTCTCTTAAATGACAGCAGTCGGTTGTACAGCATCTAGGTTTTCAAATGCTAAGTACAAATGGGAAATGGAATACTTCTGATAATCAGTAAGAGACCGTTTTAATTTAATGTTCCATCATTTGGGACCTTTGGTCTttctgattgtttgtttgtttatagcaCTGGGGATGAGCcccaggccttgtgcatgttaggcaggGCTGTACCATTGAACTACAACCCCAGGGCCCAGGACCTTAGTTTattcttctgtttaaaaaaaattcagggaGAGGAGGATCAGATCTCATTTTCCTATTTTGGAATCTAAAGTCCTATATTTCTGTTTGCTTGATTTATCCACTATGTTACCCAGGAAACAGAGCAATATATTCACTAAATATGTAGTTTTATAAATATAGTTTTGACTGACCCAAAAACTACACATTTAGTgtataaatatttctatttacaaaatctctcctgtcagtttcctcatctttaaagacaaaaatattgcCTTTCTTATAGGGTTGCTGCAAGATTACATTGACTATTGCATGTAAATCACAATGCTAGTTCATGGAAACCATGCCTGATCAATATTACTGCCTGACCAATAATCCTAAGAGACAAGCAGTCAGGCGCTTCCTCTGGGCTAAACAATGGATTTCTGCAAACCAAGAGGTGTGTTCCTACTGGACCCCAGGTTTCTGAAGAATACCTGCCTGCTcgcttttcttttctgtttcctctccttctATCCTTCCATATCCACAGCCCTGTCCTTTCCACCTCATCACCCCACGTGTCTCGTTTGGGCTTCAGAGGACTGCGCAGGATCCGTTCTCCTTTTTTGTGGTCTCTGTGGACTGTGGACATGTAGCTTTAACTCGTGCTGTTTGTTCATTGCTGCACTGGCCCCAGCCGATAGATAGTGATCTCAGCGTGAGCGCGTATCCTCCTTGGCTCCTCAATTCCCAAggacttttttttcctgaaagggAATTAACAGGGAGTCTACGGTTGCTGTAGCAACAAACTTCCAACCTCTGCTTGACTCTCCAGAATGAGCACATACCTATTAATACATTTAATGGCCTGGGGAATTAAGTTACTCAATGCAGATTGTCTTTCAAGTGCAAAACAGCTTACCTGGCTGCAGGAGCCAGCCTTTGGTGGCGCTGCGGTTAGAGGCAAGTAATAGCAAAGCTGGTGTTTTGTGCAACCTGTTGGCAAAAGTGAAAGCCAGAGTACCCCAGAGCTGGCGGCAGCTTCCGGGAGTGCACTTGTGAGGAATGATGGCAGCTGTGCGCAGAAAACCTTGGCAGAACAGGCAGGTGGgatctcttctccttctctggtgtgtgtctgtgggaggcGCGGCCACCATCCGCTATTCGGTGGCGGAGGAGATGGAGAGCGGCTCATTTGTGGCTAACGTGGCTAAGGACCTGGGGCTGGAGGTGGGGAAGCTGGCAGAGCGCGGGGCGCGGCTGGTTGCCGAGGGCAACAAGTTGCATTTCCGGCTCCACCGCAAGACCGGAGATTTGTTCGTCAAGGAGAAACTAGATCGCGAGGCACTCTGTGGCAAAGCTGACCCATGCGTGCTGCACTTTGAAATTGTTCTGGCAGAGCCTCTGCAGTCCTTccgtgtggaagtcagagtatTTGATATCAATGACAATGCCCCAGTTTTTCTAAACAAGGAGCCTCTTTTAAAGATTCCCGAGAGCACCCCTTTGGGCTCACGTTTTCCACTGCAGAGCGCCCAGGATCTGGACGTGGGACTCAATGGTCTCCAAAACTACACCCTGAGTACAAACGCCTATTTCCACCTGCACACACGCTTCCGAAGCCATGGGCCCAAATATGCGGAACTTGTGCTGGATAATCCCCTGGATAGAGAGGAGCAGCCTGAAGTCAACTTGACCATTACAGCGGTGGATGGCGGGTCCCCTCCCAAGTCTGGCACTGCCAACATTCGAGTGGTTGTCCTGGACGTCAATGACCACGTGCCCCAGTTCTCTCGTCTGGTGTACCGCGCTCAGGTGCCAGAGAACAGCGACAACGGCTCTTTAGTGGTGATGGTGACTGCCACGGACCTGGATGAGGGCACCAACAAGCAGATAACTTACTCTTTAGCTGAAAATCCGGAAGCAGTTCTCCAGACGTTTCTTGTCGACTCGCAAACTGGAGAGGTACGACTCCGAGGGCCCCTAGATTTTGAAACCATAGAAACATATGACATTGACATTCAAGCTACGGATGGAGGGGGCCTTTCTGCCCACAGCAAAGTCTTGGTGGAAGTGGTGGATGTAAATGACAATCCTCCGGAAGTGACAGTCTCCTCAGTGTCTAGCCCTCTTCCTGAGGACTCTCCGCTCCAGACTGTAGTGGCCCTCTTCACTATCCGAGATCGGGATGTGAGAGTTGGAGGAAAAATCACCTGCTTCCTCAGAGAAGACTTGCCCTTTGTAGTCAAACACACATTCCGGAATTCTTACTCGCTGGTCACTGACAGAAGCTTGGATAGGGAGGATGTCTCCAGCTACAACATCACCCTCGTTGCTATGGATACTGGACCACCCAACCTGTCCACAGAGACTGTGATTGAAGTGCTAATATCGGACATAAATGACAATCCTCCGGTCTTTCAGGAGGACTCCTACATCTTGACTGTTCGCGAAAACAACAGCCCTGCCATTTTTATTGGCAAAGTCCACGCTGAGGACCTAGACGTGGGTGAAAACGCCCAGGTAACATACTCGCTGCTGCCTCCAAAGAGTGGAGATCTGTCAGTCTTTGCTTACATCTCTATAAATTCAGACAACGGAAAGCTCTATGCACTGAGAACGATGGATTATGAGGCCATCCAAGATTTTCAATTTGTGGTCAAGGCAACGGATGGGGGTTTTCTGTCCCTGAGTAGCCAAGCTACTGTCAGAGTGGTTGTCCTCGATGACAATGACAATCGTCCGATGATCTTGTACCCACTGCAGAATGGCAGTTTGCCCTGCAATGACCTGGTGCCCAGGTCTGCAGAGGCAGGTTACCTGGTGACCAAAGTCGTGGCTGTTGATGGTGACTCGGGGCAGAATTCTTGGCTTTCATACCATCTCCTTAAAGCCACTGACCTTGGGTTATTTTCTGTTCAGAGACAAAACGGGGAAATACGTACACTGAGGCAGATAACTGAGAGAGACCCTATGATGCAGAAACTGATCATTCTTGTTCAGGATCATGGCCAACCAGCCCTCTCCACTACTGCCTCACTCAACATCCTGCTGGTAGATGGCTTTTCAGAGCCTTACTTGCAGTTCCAGGATCCATCCAAGCATTCTAGAAAGGTAAATCCAACCACAAAGTATTTGGTCATTTCTCTGgctgtgctttcttttctttttctcttctctgtcactGTGATCTTTGTTATACACCTCTACCAGAAGattaaacacagagacaaattcACGATTCAGGAGCACTTCTACGATGACTGTAATTTCCCTAACAATTTGGTGCAAGGAAGAGGCAATGGTTCCTTATCCCAGCCTTGCCCGTATGATATGTGCTCAGCCACTGGAACGGGCAACAGCGAGTTCCGTTTTCTTAAGCGATTTATGCCCAATTTCCCTTTTCCCCATTCCCCTGGAGAGGCGAAAACAGAGGGTGATTCCAGTTTGCCTCCAGATTCTAAAAGAAATCGGCCTCGGGGTTCAGAGGGCCGTGCCCGGATAGGTGATGACTATATGTAATTCTGACTGACAGCCCGCACGAGAGAATAGAAACATGGTGTTATAGTCCATCGTCAAAGAGCTAC
This Peromyscus eremicus chromosome 19, PerEre_H2_v1, whole genome shotgun sequence DNA region includes the following protein-coding sequences:
- the Pcdhb1 gene encoding protocadherin beta-1; translated protein: MAAVRRKPWQNRQVGSLLLLWCVSVGGAATIRYSVAEEMESGSFVANVAKDLGLEVGKLAERGARLVAEGNKLHFRLHRKTGDLFVKEKLDREALCGKADPCVLHFEIVLAEPLQSFRVEVRVFDINDNAPVFLNKEPLLKIPESTPLGSRFPLQSAQDLDVGLNGLQNYTLSTNAYFHLHTRFRSHGPKYAELVLDNPLDREEQPEVNLTITAVDGGSPPKSGTANIRVVVLDVNDHVPQFSRLVYRAQVPENSDNGSLVVMVTATDLDEGTNKQITYSLAENPEAVLQTFLVDSQTGEVRLRGPLDFETIETYDIDIQATDGGGLSAHSKVLVEVVDVNDNPPEVTVSSVSSPLPEDSPLQTVVALFTIRDRDVRVGGKITCFLREDLPFVVKHTFRNSYSLVTDRSLDREDVSSYNITLVAMDTGPPNLSTETVIEVLISDINDNPPVFQEDSYILTVRENNSPAIFIGKVHAEDLDVGENAQVTYSLLPPKSGDLSVFAYISINSDNGKLYALRTMDYEAIQDFQFVVKATDGGFLSLSSQATVRVVVLDDNDNRPMILYPLQNGSLPCNDLVPRSAEAGYLVTKVVAVDGDSGQNSWLSYHLLKATDLGLFSVQRQNGEIRTLRQITERDPMMQKLIILVQDHGQPALSTTASLNILLVDGFSEPYLQFQDPSKHSRKVNPTTKYLVISLAVLSFLFLFSVTVIFVIHLYQKIKHRDKFTIQEHFYDDCNFPNNLVQGRGNGSLSQPCPYDMCSATGTGNSEFRFLKRFMPNFPFPHSPGEAKTEGDSSLPPDSKRNRPRGSEGRARIGDDYM